Proteins found in one Anopheles aquasalis chromosome 3, idAnoAquaMG_Q_19, whole genome shotgun sequence genomic segment:
- the LOC126575266 gene encoding uncharacterized protein LOC126575266 — MNVFQPLLLAVTLLCCVAAQNSFSFEDGIPDVRCPQYDNPTKPIHLAHPTDCGKFRKCFSGRAFTISCPPGQEFGEQIQRCDYPSFAKCRQGMALAKPEPAGFSYDLGSTDSRCPRVDDPMRPAHLPHPTDCQRFFKCFAGRAFELECPPGQEWATALNRCEFPFVAKCNARREEQIPQEPRVEELEELENEQQEAVEQEEQEEEVKEQVPEEGFVRPAKAEFTYNAGVIDARCPKYDDPYRPIHLAHPTDCRKFQKCFDGRAYTIDCPVGQEFGARINRCDYPQFAQCSQQMMRKSLAKKAAVPVYDDYYSDEDYKDSIPLDSTEWTPEQREMIAGINDGRCPDKDDPADPVHFIHPKDCGKFYKCYDGRAYLIHCPLGQHWSVRYDRCDYPKVAKCTIRGG, encoded by the exons ATGAACG TGTTTCAGCCATTGTTGCTGGCGGTGacgttgctgtgctgtgttgccGCCCAGAATTCGTTCAGCTTTGAGGATGGCATCCCGGACGTACGCTGTCCGCAGTACGACAATCCGACGAAGCCGATCCATCTGGCCCATCCGACCGATTGCGGCAAGTTCCGGAAGTGCTTCAGTGGCCGTGCCTTTACGATCAGCTGCCCACCGGGCCAGGAGTTTGGCGAACAGATCCAGCGCTGTGACTACCCGAGTTTTGCCAAGTGTCGCCAGGGAATGGCACTGgccaaaccggaaccggccggTTTCAGCTACGATCTGGGAAGCACCGACAGCCGGTGCCCACGGGTCGATGACCCAATGCGTCCGGCCCATCTACCGCATCCCACCGACTGTCAGCGGTTCTTCAAGTGTTTCGCGGGCCGTGCCTTTGAGCTGGAGTGCCCACCAGGGCAGGAGTGGGCAACTGCCCTCAATCGCTGCGAGTTCCCGTTCGTGGCGAAGTGTAACGCACGGCGTGAGGAACAGATACCACAGGAGCCACGAGTTGAGGAGCTAGAAGAGCTGGAAAATGAACAGCAGGAAGCGGTCGAACAAGAGGAACAAGAAGAGGAAGTGAAGGAGCAGGTCCCGGAAGAGGGATTCGTGCGCCCGGCCAAGGCAGAGTTTACCTACAATGCCGGTGTGATTGATGCACGCTGTCCCAAGTACGATGATCCCTACCGACCGATCCACCTGGCGCATCCAACGGATTGCCGCAAGTTCCAGAAGTGTTTCGATGGTCGGGCCTACACGATCGACTGCCCGGTTGGTCAGGAGTTCGGTGCTCGTATCAACCGCTGCGACTACCCTCAGTTTGCCCAGTGCTCGCAGCAGATGATGCGTAAGAgtttggccaaaaaggcggCGGTCCCGGTGTACGATGATTACTACTCGGACGAGGATTACAAGGACTCGATTCCGCTCGATTCCACCGAATGGACGCCGGAACAGCGCGAGATGATTGCGGGCATCAACGATGGCCGGTGCCCCGATAAGGACGATCCGGCTGATCCGGTGCACTTCATCCATCCGAAAGACTGCGGCAAGTTCTACAAGTGTTACGATGGGCGTGCGTATCTGATCCACTGCCCGTTGGGGCAGCACTGGAGTGTGCGCTACGATCGCTGCGACTATCCCAAGGTTGCCAAGTGTACCATCCGTGGTGGTTAG
- the LOC126575167 gene encoding allatotropins-like, translating to MEIMKMSINRLTLLVFVATAVLCWQASEAGPARQLASLAAARASKIPRSIRAPFRNSEMMTARGFGKRRAPIGVNYGGAAGGGPILHGASRGRTVTDGDLELASGGWIEEKHELGRLIEDMAGLDQSLSSAAAAAAAAAVDPMSLGGEQETTSFPLDWFANEMSTNPVLARSILQRFVDTNRDGLLEAAELLPSTATGGGGASSGGSSGSPGSSLNEVSEMY from the coding sequence ATTATGAAAATGTCCATCAACCGGTTGACGCTGTTGGTGTTCGTCGCGACGGCGGTACTGTGCTGGCAGGCGTCCGAGGCCGGCCCAGCCCGCCAGCTGGCCAGTCTGGCGGCCGCGAGGGCCTCCAAGATACCGCGCTCGATTCGGGCACCGTTCCGCAACTCGGAGATGATGACGGCCCGCGGTTTCGGTAAACGCCGGGCACCGATCGGAGTGAACTACGGCGGTGCTGCGGGAGGTGGCCCCATTCTGCACGGAGCATCGCGTGGCCGTACCGTTACCGATGGTGATCTGGAGCTGGCATCTGGTGGCTGGATCGAGGAGAAACACGAGCTGGGTCGCTTGATCGAGGACATGGCCGGACTTGACCAAAGTCTGTCgtcagcggcggcggcggcagcggcagcagcggtcgATCCGATGTCGCTCGGTGGTGAGCAGGAGACGACGAGCTTCCCGCTCGACTGGTTCGCCAACGAGATGTCCACCAACCCGGTACTGGCCCGGTCCATTCTGCAGCGCTTCGTCGACACCAACCGGGATGGGTTGCTGGAGGCGGCCGAACTTTTACCATCgactgccaccggtggtggtggggccaGTAGTGGCGGTAGTAGTGGAAGCCCTGGTTCGTCCTTGAACGAAGTGTCCGAGATGTACTAA